From a region of the Candidatus Pantoea bituminis genome:
- the rplL gene encoding 50S ribosomal protein L7/L12 produces the protein MSITKDQILEAVAAMSVMEVVELVSAMEEKFGVSAAAAVAVAAGPAEAVEEKTEFDVVLKAVGANKVAVIKAVRSATGLGLKEAKDLVEATGVIKEGISKDDAAALEAALKEAGAEVEVK, from the coding sequence ATGTCTATCACTAAAGACCAAATTCTGGAAGCTGTTGCAGCTATGTCCGTAATGGAAGTAGTTGAGCTGGTTTCTGCTATGGAAGAAAAATTCGGCGTTTCTGCTGCTGCTGCTGTAGCTGTTGCTGCTGGCCCAGCTGAAGCTGTTGAAGAGAAAACTGAATTCGACGTCGTACTGAAAGCTGTTGGCGCGAACAAAGTTGCAGTAATCAAAGCCGTTCGTAGCGCAACTGGTCTGGGCCTGAAAGAAGCCAAAGATCTGGTTGAAGCAACTGGCGTGATCAAAGAAGGCATCAGCAAAGATGACGCAGCTGCACTTGAAGCTGCTCTGAAAGAAGCTGGCGCTGAAGTTGAAGTTAAGTAA
- the rplK gene encoding 50S ribosomal protein L11, with amino-acid sequence MAKKVQAYVKLQVAAGMANPSPPVGPALGQQGVNIMEFCKAFNAKTESLEKGLPTPVVITVYSDRSFTFVTKTPPAAVLLKKAAGIKSGSGKPNKDKVGKVTRTQVREIAETKAADMTGSDVEAMTRSIEGTARSMGLVVED; translated from the coding sequence ATGGCTAAGAAAGTACAAGCCTACGTCAAGCTGCAGGTTGCAGCTGGTATGGCGAACCCAAGTCCACCGGTTGGTCCAGCTCTGGGTCAGCAGGGTGTTAACATCATGGAATTCTGTAAAGCGTTCAACGCTAAGACCGAATCTTTAGAGAAAGGTCTGCCGACTCCTGTTGTTATCACTGTATACAGCGACCGTTCTTTCACCTTCGTTACTAAAACGCCTCCAGCCGCCGTTCTGCTGAAAAAAGCAGCAGGCATCAAATCTGGTTCTGGTAAGCCGAATAAAGACAAAGTCGGTAAAGTAACGCGTACTCAGGTACGTGAAATCGCAGAAACCAAAGCTGCGGACATGACTGGTTCTGACGTTGAAGCGATGACTCGCTCCATCGAAGGTACTGCTCGTTCCATGGGCCTGGTAGTAGAGGATTAA
- the birA gene encoding bifunctional biotin--[acetyl-CoA-carboxylase] ligase/biotin operon repressor BirA encodes MKDHSVPLKLVEILSDGEFHSGEQLGELLGMSRAAINKHFQTLKGWGLDIYTVTGKGYSLPSPMKLLNEAEIIAKLKNPNLAVIPVIDSTNQYLLDRINELQSGDACIAEYQQAGRGRRGRQWFSPFGANLYMSMYWRLEQGPAAAMGLSLVIGIVMAETLQALGAEKVRVKWPNDLYLNDRKLAGILVELTGKTGDAAQIVIGAGINLAMRSAEATQINQGWINLQEADVNIDRNELAAKLINSLRQALSVFEVDGLKPFITRWAALDNFINRPVKLLIGEREVHGIARGVDDQGGLLLEQDGQIKSWIGGEISLRPN; translated from the coding sequence ATGAAAGATCACAGCGTTCCGCTCAAGCTGGTTGAAATATTATCTGATGGAGAATTTCATTCAGGTGAACAACTTGGTGAGCTGCTCGGCATGAGCCGGGCAGCTATTAATAAGCATTTTCAAACTCTAAAAGGCTGGGGCCTGGATATCTACACTGTAACCGGTAAAGGTTATAGCTTGCCGTCGCCAATGAAATTGTTAAATGAAGCAGAAATTATAGCTAAGTTGAAGAATCCTAACTTGGCCGTTATCCCTGTTATCGATTCGACTAATCAGTATTTATTGGATCGAATAAATGAACTTCAGTCGGGTGATGCTTGTATTGCTGAATATCAACAAGCGGGCCGTGGACGACGTGGACGTCAGTGGTTTTCTCCATTCGGCGCAAATTTATATATGTCAATGTACTGGCGGTTGGAGCAAGGCCCTGCTGCTGCGATGGGGCTTAGTTTAGTTATTGGCATAGTCATGGCTGAAACTTTGCAAGCTTTAGGCGCAGAAAAAGTAAGGGTTAAATGGCCAAACGATCTTTATCTTAATGATCGTAAACTTGCAGGTATATTGGTGGAGTTAACCGGAAAAACAGGCGATGCTGCGCAAATTGTTATAGGCGCTGGCATCAATTTAGCTATGCGTAGCGCTGAAGCGACTCAAATTAACCAAGGTTGGATTAATCTGCAAGAAGCGGATGTCAACATTGATCGAAATGAGCTCGCCGCTAAGCTTATAAACAGTTTACGTCAAGCATTGTCTGTATTTGAAGTCGATGGCCTAAAGCCCTTTATAACGCGTTGGGCAGCGCTGGATAATTTCATTAATCGCCCGGTGAAATTACTTATAGGTGAACGGGAAGTTCACGGTATTGCCCGAGGCGTTGATGATCAAGGTGGCTTATTGTTAGAGCAAGATGGCCAAATTAAATCTTGGATCGGTGGTGAAATTTCTTTAAGACCAAATTAA
- the rplJ gene encoding 50S ribosomal protein L10, whose protein sequence is MALNLQDKQAIVAEVSEVAKGALSAVVADSRGVTVDKMTELRKAGREAGVYMRVVRNTLLRRVVEGTQFECLKDTFVGPTLIAYSMEHPGAAARLFKDFAKANAKFEVKAAAFEGELITAADIDRLATLPTYEEALARLMSTMKEAAAGKLVRTLAAVRDAKEAA, encoded by the coding sequence ATGGCATTAAATCTTCAAGACAAACAAGCGATTGTTGCTGAAGTCAGCGAAGTAGCCAAAGGTGCGCTTTCAGCGGTTGTTGCGGATTCTCGTGGCGTTACCGTTGATAAAATGACCGAACTGCGTAAAGCAGGTCGTGAAGCTGGCGTTTACATGCGTGTTGTCCGCAACACCTTGCTGCGCCGCGTCGTTGAAGGTACTCAGTTTGAGTGCCTGAAAGACACGTTTGTTGGTCCGACCCTGATTGCATATTCTATGGAACACCCGGGCGCTGCTGCTCGTCTGTTCAAAGATTTCGCGAAAGCGAATGCAAAATTTGAGGTCAAAGCTGCGGCCTTTGAAGGTGAGCTGATCACGGCGGCTGATATTGACCGTCTGGCAACTCTGCCGACCTACGAAGAAGCATTGGCACGTCTGATGTCGACCATGAAAGAAGCCGCTGCAGGCAAATTGGTCCGCACTCTGGCTGCTGTTCGCGATGCAAAAGAAGCGGCTTAA
- the tuf gene encoding elongation factor Tu, giving the protein MAKEQFQRNKLHVNVGTIGHVDHGKTTLTAAITTVLAKTSGGQARAFDQIDSTPEEKARGITINTAHVEYETATRHYAHVDCPGHADYVKNMITGAAQMDGAILVVAATDGPMPQTREHILLGRQVGVPYIIVFLNKCDMVDDEELLELVEMEVRDLLTQYDFPGDDTPIVRGSALKALQGEAEWEAKITELAGYLDTYIPDPTRAIDKPFLLPIEDVFSISGRGTVVTGRVERGIVKVGDEVEIVGIKDTVKSTCTGVEMFRKLLDQGQAGENCGVLLRGIKREDIQRGQVLAKPGSIKPHTQFESEVYILSKDEGGRHTPFFKGYRPQFYFRTTDVTGSVELPEGVEMVMPGDNIKMIVTLIHPIAMDDGLRFAIREGGRTVGAGVVAKVIA; this is encoded by the coding sequence ATGGCTAAAGAACAATTTCAACGTAATAAACTGCACGTAAACGTGGGCACCATCGGTCACGTTGACCACGGTAAAACCACCCTGACTGCAGCAATCACTACCGTTCTGGCTAAAACCAGCGGTGGTCAGGCTCGTGCATTCGATCAAATCGATAGCACCCCAGAAGAGAAAGCGCGCGGGATCACCATCAACACCGCTCACGTTGAGTATGAAACCGCTACTCGTCACTACGCACACGTTGACTGCCCAGGCCACGCCGATTATGTAAAAAACATGATCACCGGTGCTGCGCAGATGGACGGCGCGATCCTGGTTGTTGCTGCGACTGACGGCCCAATGCCTCAGACCCGTGAGCACATCCTGCTGGGTCGTCAGGTTGGCGTTCCTTACATCATCGTGTTCCTGAACAAGTGCGACATGGTTGATGATGAAGAGCTGCTGGAACTGGTTGAGATGGAAGTCCGTGATCTACTGACTCAGTATGATTTCCCAGGCGACGATACTCCAATCGTTCGTGGTTCTGCTCTGAAAGCGCTGCAAGGCGAAGCTGAGTGGGAAGCGAAAATCACTGAGCTGGCTGGATACCTGGATACTTATATCCCAGATCCAACGCGTGCAATTGACAAGCCGTTCCTGCTGCCAATCGAAGACGTATTCTCAATCTCTGGCCGTGGTACTGTTGTTACCGGTCGTGTTGAGCGCGGCATCGTTAAAGTCGGCGACGAAGTTGAAATCGTTGGTATCAAAGATACCGTGAAATCAACCTGTACCGGCGTTGAAATGTTCCGCAAACTGCTGGATCAGGGTCAGGCTGGCGAAAACTGTGGTGTTCTGCTGCGCGGTATCAAGCGTGAAGACATCCAGCGTGGACAGGTTCTGGCTAAGCCAGGCTCAATCAAGCCACACACCCAGTTCGAATCAGAAGTTTATATTCTGTCGAAAGACGAAGGCGGCCGTCATACTCCGTTCTTCAAAGGCTACCGTCCACAGTTCTACTTCCGTACAACTGACGTGACTGGCTCAGTAGAGCTGCCAGAAGGCGTTGAGATGGTAATGCCGGGCGACAACATCAAAATGATTGTTACCCTGATTCACCCAATCGCTATGGACGACGGTCTGCGCTTCGCAATCCGTGAAGGCGGCCGTACCGTTGGTGCGGGCGTTGTTGCCAAAGTTATCGCATAA
- the rplA gene encoding 50S ribosomal protein L1, which produces MAKLTKRMSVIRDKVDATKQYDIAEAVALLKELATAKFVESVDVAVNLGIDARKSDQNVRGATVLPHGTGRSVRVAVFAQGANAEAAKAAGAELVGMEDLADQIKKGEMNFDVVIASPDAMRVVGQLGQVLGPRGLMPNPKVGTVTPNVAEAVKNAKAGQVRYRNDKNGIIHTTIGKVDFDADKLKENLESLLVALKKAKPSQAKGVYIKKVSLSTTMGAGLAVDQAGLSATAN; this is translated from the coding sequence ATGGCTAAGCTGACCAAGCGCATGAGCGTGATCCGCGACAAAGTGGACGCGACTAAACAGTATGACATCGCTGAAGCCGTTGCTCTGCTGAAAGAACTGGCTACTGCTAAATTCGTAGAAAGCGTTGACGTTGCTGTTAACCTCGGCATCGACGCTCGTAAATCTGATCAGAACGTACGTGGCGCAACTGTGCTGCCGCACGGTACTGGCCGTTCAGTACGCGTTGCTGTATTTGCCCAAGGCGCAAATGCAGAAGCTGCTAAAGCAGCTGGCGCTGAGCTGGTAGGTATGGAAGATCTGGCTGATCAGATCAAAAAAGGCGAAATGAACTTTGACGTTGTTATTGCATCTCCAGATGCAATGCGCGTTGTTGGCCAGTTAGGCCAGGTTCTGGGCCCACGTGGTCTGATGCCAAACCCTAAAGTTGGTACTGTAACGCCTAACGTTGCTGAAGCAGTTAAAAATGCTAAAGCGGGTCAGGTTCGTTATCGTAACGACAAAAACGGCATCATCCATACCACCATCGGTAAAGTGGATTTTGACGCTGACAAATTGAAAGAAAACCTGGAATCTCTGCTGGTTGCGCTGAAAAAAGCAAAACCATCACAGGCGAAAGGCGTGTACATCAAGAAAGTCAGCCTCTCCACCACCATGGGTGCTGGTCTTGCCGTTGATCAGGCTGGTCTGAGCGCAACAGCAAACTAA
- the secE gene encoding preprotein translocase subunit SecE, whose product MSANTEAQGSGRGLEAVKWLVVAVLLLAAIVGNYYFRDVTLPLRALAVVVLIAAAGGIALLTIKGKATVAFAREARTEMRKVIWPTRQETLHTTLIVAAVTAVMSLILWGLDGILVRLVSFITGLRF is encoded by the coding sequence ATGAGTGCGAATACCGAAGCTCAAGGGAGCGGGCGCGGCCTGGAAGCGGTAAAGTGGCTGGTCGTAGCAGTGTTGTTACTCGCGGCAATTGTGGGTAATTATTACTTTCGCGATGTGACATTACCTCTGCGTGCGCTAGCTGTGGTCGTGCTGATCGCAGCGGCTGGCGGCATAGCGCTTTTAACGATAAAAGGCAAAGCGACCGTGGCTTTTGCACGTGAAGCAAGAACCGAAATGCGTAAGGTCATTTGGCCGACTCGCCAGGAAACGCTGCACACCACGTTAATCGTTGCCGCGGTTACCGCCGTGATGTCACTGATTTTGTGGGGGCTAGATGGTATTCTGGTCCGTCTGGTATCGTTTATCACTGGCCTGAGGTTCTGA